A genomic window from Vitis riparia cultivar Riparia Gloire de Montpellier isolate 1030 chromosome 18, EGFV_Vit.rip_1.0, whole genome shotgun sequence includes:
- the LOC117905631 gene encoding disease resistance protein RUN1-like, with amino-acid sequence MDYHLQKMEEIFPQMINPLSNDVCMVGIYGFGGIGKTTIAKVLYNRFAAQFMITSFLANVREDSKSRGLLPLQKQLLNDILPRRKNFISNVDEGIRMIKDRLCFKKVLLVLDDVDDLNQLEALAGDHNWFGLGSRIIVTTRDKHLLEVHEMDALFEAKKLDHKQATELFSWNAFKQNHPKEDYEKLSNSVVHYVNGLPLGLKVLGCFLYGKTISQWESELHKMEREPNQKIQHVLKRSYDELDCTQKQIFLDVACFFNGEDKDFVTRILDACNFFAKSGIRVLSDKCLISIRDNNIWMHDLLRHLGRDIVRQEFPEDPGKWSRLCYPDVISHVLTRKMGTEAFKGILFDLSIPKWIHITTESFVMMKNLRLLKIILDRESTSMRDDYKVKLSKDFEFPSYELRYLYWHGYPLEYLPSSFYAEDLVELDMCYSSL; translated from the exons ATGGATTATCATTtacaaaaaatggaagaaatttttCCACAGATGATAAACCCATTATCAAATGATGTTTGCATGGTTGGGATCTATGGATTTGGAGGAATTGGTAAGACAACCATTGCCAAAGTTTTATATAATCGATTTGCTGCACAATTCATGATTACTAGCTTTCTTGCTAATGTTAGAGAGGATTCCAAAAGTCGGGGCCTACTTCCTTTGCAAAAACAGCTCCTTAATGATATCTTACCAAGAAGGAAGAATTTTATAAGCAATGTTGATGAAGGGATCCGTATGATAAAAGACAGGCTCTGCTTTAAAAAGGTCCTTCTTGTGCTTGATGATGTTGATGATTTGAACCAACTGGAAGCCTTAGCTGGTGATCATAATTGGTTTGGTCTAGGAAGTAGAATTATTGTAACAACTAGAGATAAACATCTATTAGAGGTGCATGAAATGGATGCATTATTTGAGGCTAAGAAATTAGATCACAAGCAAGCTACTGAACTCTTTAGTTGGAATGCTTTTAAACAAAACCATCCCAAAGAAGATTATGAAAAACTTTCAAACTCTGTGGTACATTATGTTAATGGACTTCCGTTAGGTCTTAAAGTTTTGGGTTGTTTTCTATATGGCAAGACAATAAGTCAATGGGAAAGTGAATTGCATAAAATGGAACGAGAACCTAACCAAAAAATTCAACATGTGCTTAAGAGAAGTTATGATGAGTTAGATTGCACACAAAAGCAAATATTCCTAGATGTCGCTTGCTTCTTTAATGGAGAAGACAAAGATTTTGTTACAAGAATCCTAGATGCTTGCAACTTCTTTGCAAAGAGTGGAATACGTGTCCTTAGTGATAAGTGCCTCATAAGTATTAGAGACAACAACATATGGATGCATGATTTGTTACGACATTTGGGACGTGATATTGTTAGACAAGAATTTCCTGAAGACCCTGGAAAATGGAGTAGATTGTGTTATCCTGATGTTATAAGTCATGTATTGACAAGAAAAATG GGAACGGAGGCATTTAAAGGCATACTCTTTGACTTGTCTATACCAAAGTGGATACACATTACTACCGAATCCTTTGTGATGATGAAGAATCTTAGGTTGCTCAAAATCATTTTGGATCGTGAATCTACTTCTATGAGGGATGATTATAAAGTAAAGTTGTCCAAAGACTTTGAATTCCCTTCTTATGAGCTAAGATATCTCTACTGGCATGGATATCCTTTGGAATATTTGCCATCAAGTTTTTATGCGGAGGACCTTGTAGAACTTGACATGTGTTATAGCAGCTTATAA
- the LOC117905632 gene encoding disease resistance protein RPV1-like, with protein MAFANPQSQRASSSSSSLSIRGWNYDVFLRFMGEDTSHNFTDHLYRTLSRKGIRTFRDDEELPRGEEIAAELLKAIEGSRICLIILSENYARSRWCLEELTKIMDCREKMGKLVLPIFYHVEPLHVRGHIQSFGEALADHEEGRRKIERWRAALTMVAGITGWWLKNRPEAHVIEEITSVIWKSLNQELLHVEKNLVGMDRQRVSSSSSIGPSEYEVFLSFWDEDARHNFIDHLYAALH; from the exons ATGGCTTTTGCAAATCCTCAAAGTCAAAGGgcgtcttcttcttcatcttccctTTCTATTCGTGGATGGAATTACGATGTTTTCTTGAGATTCATGGGTGAAGATACCAGCCATAATTTTACAGATCATCTCTACAGAACTTTGAGTCGGAAAGGGATTCGTACCTTTAGGGATGATGAAGAGCTTCCAAGAGGAGAAGAGATTGCAGCAGAACTTTTAAAAGCTATTGAAGGGTCAAGGATTTGCCTCATAATTCTGTCGGAAAACTATGCCCGTTCTAGGTGGTGTTTGGAAGAACTGACGAAGATCATGGATTGCAGGgagaaaatgggaaaattagTTCTTCCGATTTTCTACCACGTGGAACCATTGCATGTGCGAGGACATATTCAGAGTTTTGGAGAAGCTTTAGCCGATCATGAGGAGGGAAGGAGGAAGATAGAGAGGTGGAGGGCAGCGTTGACCATGGTGGCGGGTATCACCGGATGGTGGTTAAAGAATCG GCCTGAGGCACATGTTATTGAGGAGATTACTTCTGTTATTTGGAAGAGTTTAAATCAGGAACTCTTACATGTTGAGAAGAACCTCGTTGGGATGGATCGTCAAAGggtgtcttcttcttcttctattggtCCATCAGAATATGAAGTTTTCTTGAGCTTTTGGGATGAAGATGCCAGACACAATTTCATAGATCATCTCTATGCAGCTTTGCATTGA
- the LOC117905630 gene encoding disease resistance protein RPV1-like, with amino-acid sequence MLLEKLNTIRLSCSQHLIEIPDISISAPNLEKLILDGCSSLLEVHPSIGKLNKLILLNLKNCKKLVCFPSIIDMKVLQILNFSGCSGLKKFPNIQGNMENLLELYLASTAIEELPSSIGHLTGLVLLDLKWCKNLKSLPTSICKLKSLEYLFLSGCSKLESFPEMMENMDNLKELLLDGTPIEVLPSSIERLKGLILLNLRKCKNLVSLSNGMSNLTSLEKLIVSGCSQLNNLPRNIGCLQCLAQLHADGTTITQPPDSIVLLRNLQVLIYPGCKILAPTSLGSLFSFWLLHRNSSNGISLRLPSGFSNFRSFTNLDLSDCKLIEGAIPMDIFSLISLKKLDLNRNNFLSIPAGINELTNLKDLRLGQCQSLIEIPELLPSVREAVTEKDSMEVEWTLVLVAAVMDPPTIPRSSSSANAFKKDYQ; translated from the exons ATG CTTCTTGAAAAGTTAAATACTATCAGACTGAGTTGCTCTCAACACCTCATTGAAATTCCAGACATCTCAATTAGTGCACCCAATCTGGAGAAACTAATTCTTGATGGTTGTTCAAGTTTGCTTGAGGTTCACCCATCTATTGGAAAGCTGAACAagcttattttattgaatttgaaaaactgCAAAAAGCTTGTTTGTTTTCCGAGCATCATCGACATGAAAGTGCttcaaattcttaatttctCTGGCTGCTCAGGGCTCAAGAAGTTTCCAAATATTCAAGGTAACATGGAAAATTTATTGGAGCTTTATTTAGCTTCAACTGCTATTGAGGAACTTCCCTCCTCAATTGGGCATCTCACTGGACTTGTTTTATTGGATCTGAAATGGTGCAAAAATCTTAAGAGTCTTCCCACAAGTATTTGTAAGTTGAAATCCCTTGAATATCTCTTTCTTTCTGGCTGTTCAAAACTTGAAAGTTTTCCAGAAATGATGGAGAATATGGACAATTTGAAAGAGCTTCTTTTAGATGGGACACCTATCGAAGTGCTACCCTCGTCAATTGAACGTCTAAAAGGCCTCATTTTATTGAATCTGAGGAAATGCAAAAACCTTGTGAGTCTTTCAAACGGCATGTCTAATTTGACATCTCTTGAAAAACTTATTGTCTCTGGTTGTTCACAATTAAACAATTTGCCAAGGAACATCGGGTGCCTGCAATGCCTAGCACAGCTCCATGCAGATGGAACTACTATAACACAACCACCTGACTCAATTGTTCTTTTGAGAAACCTCCAAGTGTTGATATATCCAGGATGTAAAATATTAGCACCTACCTCATTGGGCTCGCTGTTTTCGTTCTGGTTATTGCATAGAAACAGCTCAAATGGGATCAGTTTGCGCTTGCCTTCTGGTTTTTCTAATTTCAGGTCCTTCACAAATTTAGACCTAAGTGACTGCAAACTAATAGAAGGAGCAATCCCCATGGATATTTTCTCCTTAATCTCATTGAAGAAATTAGATCTAAATAGAAACAATTTTCTAAGCATACCTGCTGGCATCAATGAACTTACAAACCTAAAAGACCTTCGGCTGGGGCAGTGCCAGAGTCTCATAGAAATCCCAGAGCTTCTACCAAGTGTCCGAGAAGCAGTGACAGAGAAGGACTCAATGGAGGTGGAATGGACCCTAGTTCTAGTGGCAGCAGTCATGGACCCACCAACGATCCCACGCTCAAGCTCAAGCGCAAACGCCTTTAAGAAGGACTACCAATAA